Proteins from a genomic interval of Clostridium sp. M62/1:
- a CDS encoding PDDEXK nuclease domain-containing protein, giving the protein MGKNRDGVIFPVAPNLSEISDTYLKFIEEIKAEIQKQRIAVVLNANSSMICLYWNIGKAIIKKQEKDGWGAKVIDRMAKDLKDAFPDMSGFSPRNIKYMRKFAECWPDFEFVQQVVAQIPWRTNRMLLDKLDSEESRKWYAHKTIENGWSSNVLELQIQSRLMERSGRSVNNFPVALPPVDSDMVNQAFKDPYLFDFLGTDMPRREVEIERQLTEHIQSFLLELGQGFAFVGRQVHLEVGGDDFYIDLLFYHLKLRCYVVIELKACDFEPGFISQLNMYQNVVNDVLRHPDDKPTIGLLLVKGKNETVVEYSLAGYQNPIGVAEWKNQIAKSLPEELRSSLPSIEEIEKELE; this is encoded by the coding sequence ATGGGAAAGAATAGAGACGGGGTGATATTTCCTGTCGCTCCAAATCTTTCCGAGATAAGTGATACTTATTTGAAATTTATAGAAGAAATAAAAGCAGAGATTCAAAAGCAGCGGATCGCGGTCGTATTGAATGCAAATTCCAGTATGATTTGTCTTTACTGGAACATTGGCAAAGCTATTATAAAAAAGCAGGAGAAGGACGGATGGGGAGCGAAAGTTATCGACCGCATGGCTAAAGACTTGAAGGACGCATTCCCCGATATGTCTGGATTTTCTCCGAGAAATATCAAATATATGCGGAAATTTGCCGAATGCTGGCCTGATTTTGAATTTGTGCAACAGGTTGTGGCACAAATTCCGTGGCGAACAAATCGAATGTTGTTGGATAAATTGGATTCGGAAGAAAGCCGTAAGTGGTATGCGCATAAAACAATAGAAAACGGTTGGAGCAGTAATGTTCTGGAACTGCAGATTCAGAGTAGACTTATGGAACGATCGGGCAGAAGTGTGAACAATTTCCCAGTAGCGCTTCCGCCGGTGGACTCTGATATGGTAAATCAGGCGTTCAAAGATCCATATCTGTTTGATTTTCTTGGAACAGATATGCCTCGCAGAGAGGTGGAAATAGAACGACAGCTGACAGAACATATTCAAAGTTTTCTGTTGGAATTGGGACAGGGATTTGCCTTTGTGGGCAGACAGGTGCATCTGGAAGTTGGCGGTGACGATTTCTATATTGATCTTTTGTTTTATCATCTGAAATTGCGGTGCTACGTTGTGATTGAACTGAAAGCCTGTGATTTTGAGCCGGGATTTATCAGCCAGTTAAATATGTATCAAAACGTAGTTAATGATGTTTTACGACATCCAGATGATAAGCCGACAATTGGTCTGTTATTGGTCAAAGGGAAAAATGAAACCGTAGTGGAGTATTCTCTGGCCGGATACCAGAATCCGATTGGTGTAGCAGAATGGAAAAATCAGATTGCCAAGTCATTGCCGGAGGAACTGCGAAGCAGTCTTCCGTCCATTGAAGAAATTGAAAAAGAGCTGGAGTAA
- a CDS encoding prolyl-tRNA synthetase associated domain-containing protein, which produces MTNLFIDKTIYTGRPSFEEGRLPKELRAYDFLDSLGVSYQRMDHDPTDTIEVCHEVEALLQIRICKNLFLCNAQKTNFYLLLMPGEKKFKTAIFSKQMGCSRLSFASAEFMEQFLDITPGSVSVLGLMNDTENRVRLAIDRDVLKDGYFGCHPCINTSSLKIRTCDLLDKILPALGHEYTLVDLPWLE; this is translated from the coding sequence ATGACCAACCTTTTCATCGATAAAACCATATACACCGGCCGGCCCTCCTTTGAGGAGGGCCGCCTTCCCAAAGAACTTCGAGCCTATGACTTCTTAGACAGCCTCGGCGTTTCCTACCAGAGGATGGATCACGATCCCACAGATACCATCGAGGTCTGCCATGAAGTCGAGGCTCTGCTGCAGATCCGTATCTGTAAAAACCTGTTCCTGTGCAATGCCCAGAAGACAAACTTTTACCTTCTGCTGATGCCGGGTGAAAAAAAGTTCAAAACAGCCATTTTTTCCAAACAGATGGGCTGCTCCAGACTGTCCTTTGCATCTGCTGAATTTATGGAACAGTTTCTCGACATCACCCCCGGTTCCGTCAGTGTTCTGGGGCTGATGAACGATACAGAAAACCGTGTCAGGCTGGCGATTGACAGAGATGTGCTGAAGGATGGATACTTCGGCTGTCACCCCTGTATCAACACTTCCAGCCTGAAAATCAGAACCTGTGATCTGCTGGATAAAATCCTTCCCGCTCTGGGGCACGAGTATACGCTTGTAGATCTCCCCTGGCTGGAATAG
- a CDS encoding PTS system mannose/fructose/sorbose family transporter subunit IID translates to MIIIKALLLAVTANLASGRVWSPITWPFCYPLINGTVVGFILGDPLLGLMAGATINLAYIGWISAGGTMPSNIGIAGVYGTAITVLAKASPELGITLAIPIGLLGVLLWNLQMTLNVFWVHRLDSNAEKGEINKIFFNAWLFQQLTCLAINGFPAFILMFLGGDFFTELLGRIPESFVNALSVTGNILPAVGVAMLLNYLGKKKMFPFFVIGFFLATYLNLQIMPIAIFGACLALLSYYGGQGNKNLTETSWAAEETDTEGDSKEKSGKEGLSVRLRRSDLIKHWLIGLGAEVGYNYERMQASGNVLAMVPIIRRLYKDPKDISDALKRYLVFFNTEPSFIGNVIPGICASLEEERANGAEISDEMINGLRTGLMGPLAGVGDSLAGGVIYPIAVSMGCSMALNGNFAGPVLFFVIFTGIMLVVGYNLYFMGYRKGSQAVMALLGEGGNSITRLTDAFGILGLMVIGAMGAQKVLVYVPAVFSVGQTSVVIQDVLNGVVMNILPFGIIIGAWMLLRRKVSPILVVLLLMAVGIVGYYLGILGLAV, encoded by the coding sequence ATGATTATTATTAAGGCGCTGCTGCTGGCTGTCACGGCCAATCTGGCCAGCGGAAGGGTTTGGAGCCCGATTACATGGCCGTTTTGTTACCCGTTAATTAATGGAACTGTAGTGGGATTTATTTTGGGCGATCCGCTCTTGGGACTTATGGCCGGAGCCACCATCAACCTGGCCTATATCGGCTGGATCTCTGCAGGGGGAACGATGCCGTCCAACATCGGAATCGCAGGCGTGTACGGGACAGCTATCACGGTGCTTGCCAAGGCGTCGCCGGAGCTGGGCATCACACTGGCCATCCCCATCGGCCTTCTGGGAGTCCTTCTGTGGAATCTCCAGATGACGCTCAACGTGTTCTGGGTGCACAGACTTGACAGCAATGCAGAAAAGGGAGAGATAAACAAGATTTTCTTTAACGCCTGGCTGTTTCAGCAGCTTACCTGTCTGGCAATCAACGGATTTCCGGCCTTTATCCTGATGTTCTTAGGCGGAGATTTCTTTACAGAGCTTCTGGGAAGGATTCCGGAGTCCTTTGTCAATGCCCTGAGTGTGACGGGAAATATTCTCCCGGCAGTGGGAGTGGCCATGCTGCTTAACTATCTGGGAAAGAAAAAAATGTTTCCGTTTTTTGTCATCGGCTTTTTCCTTGCAACCTATCTGAATCTGCAGATTATGCCGATCGCTATTTTCGGAGCCTGCCTGGCACTCTTAAGCTACTATGGAGGCCAGGGAAATAAGAATTTAACAGAAACGAGCTGGGCGGCGGAAGAGACGGATACGGAGGGAGACAGCAAAGAAAAATCAGGAAAAGAGGGACTGTCGGTACGTCTCAGGCGTTCGGATCTCATCAAACACTGGCTTATCGGACTGGGAGCTGAGGTAGGATATAACTATGAGAGGATGCAGGCGTCGGGAAATGTTCTGGCCATGGTTCCCATTATCAGGAGGCTGTATAAAGATCCCAAGGATATCAGCGATGCCCTGAAGCGTTACCTCGTATTTTTCAATACAGAGCCGTCTTTCATCGGCAACGTGATTCCCGGCATCTGCGCTTCTCTGGAGGAGGAAAGGGCGAACGGAGCTGAAATTTCAGATGAGATGATCAATGGGCTGAGGACAGGCTTGATGGGACCTCTGGCAGGCGTCGGAGATAGTCTGGCAGGCGGCGTGATTTACCCCATTGCAGTGTCTATGGGCTGTTCCATGGCTTTAAACGGAAACTTTGCCGGCCCGGTGCTGTTTTTCGTAATTTTTACAGGGATTATGCTTGTGGTGGGTTATAATCTGTATTTTATGGGATACAGGAAGGGAAGTCAGGCCGTGATGGCTCTTCTGGGAGAAGGAGGAAATTCCATCACAAGGCTGACAGACGCCTTCGGTATTTTGGGACTTATGGTAATAGGAGCCATGGGAGCGCAGAAGGTTCTGGTGTATGTGCCGGCTGTATTTTCTGTGGGGCAGACCTCCGTTGTCATCCAGGATGTGCTGAACGGGGTAGTCATGAATATTCTTCCCTTTGGAATTATCATTGGAGCCTGGATGCTTCTGAGAAGGAAGGTATCCCCGATCCTTGTGGTTCTGCTTTTGATGGCAGTGGGGATTGTGGGCTATTATCTGGGAATCCTGGGACTGGCCGTGTAG
- a CDS encoding M24 family metallopeptidase — translation MGDKSYLKSFSREEYLTHVGKLQRRMEEEGLDLLLLSSPENIYYATGYRSWYTSSLFRPVFVFVPVKGEPGIYLRILEKTTVENTSWCPNIYCSGSPERRLGKLNDADPKDALRQFICSLDCTVKRVGLEAGDGLHYFWSLNLLKELSEEFRGQLEFCDGTRAIQRARMIKTDWETERIRTAGYVTERAIVDAFREIRAGITTEKEIARSIASKMAAGGVDRISYLTVNSGTDKYSTFNSYATDRVVREGEIVLVDISGHIDGYASDLTRTMFLGKRPPEIYLEMAEIARECVHEGFRALRPGRPVREVSDAVEEYLRNARYGREVLHTSGHAIGLNVTEYPNITGSEEETVQPGMVFAIENGVYPYDREQGASSIWISFRMEDEALATEGEAKWLSGPGHALYTYEDFV, via the coding sequence ATGGGGGATAAAAGTTATTTAAAATCATTTTCCAGAGAGGAATATCTGACCCATGTAGGAAAGCTGCAGAGGCGCATGGAGGAGGAGGGACTTGACCTGCTTTTACTGTCATCGCCGGAAAACATCTATTATGCCACAGGATACCGCTCCTGGTACACCTCAAGCCTGTTCCGGCCGGTATTTGTCTTTGTGCCGGTGAAGGGGGAGCCTGGGATCTATCTGAGAATTCTTGAGAAAACCACGGTGGAGAATACAAGCTGGTGTCCGAACATTTACTGCTCCGGCTCCCCGGAGAGGAGGCTGGGAAAACTAAATGACGCAGATCCGAAGGATGCCCTGAGACAGTTTATCTGCTCCCTTGACTGCACGGTAAAGCGTGTGGGCCTGGAAGCCGGGGACGGCCTCCACTACTTCTGGTCTTTGAACCTTCTGAAGGAGTTATCAGAGGAATTTCGGGGACAGCTTGAATTCTGTGACGGAACCAGGGCAATTCAGAGGGCGAGGATGATCAAGACAGACTGGGAGACAGAGCGGATCCGGACAGCGGGCTATGTGACAGAGCGGGCTATAGTGGATGCGTTCCGGGAGATAAGGGCAGGCATTACAACGGAGAAGGAGATTGCCAGGAGCATTGCATCGAAAATGGCTGCCGGGGGAGTTGACCGGATTTCCTATCTGACGGTCAATTCAGGAACAGACAAGTACAGTACCTTTAACAGCTACGCTACAGACCGGGTGGTGAGAGAGGGGGAGATTGTGCTTGTGGATATCAGCGGGCACATCGACGGCTATGCCTCGGATCTGACGAGAACCATGTTTTTGGGAAAACGGCCTCCTGAAATCTACCTGGAGATGGCAGAAATTGCCAGAGAATGTGTCCATGAGGGATTCCGTGCTCTGAGGCCGGGAAGGCCGGTGAGAGAGGTCAGTGATGCGGTGGAGGAGTATCTGAGAAATGCCAGGTATGGAAGGGAAGTGCTGCACACAAGCGGCCATGCCATCGGGCTGAATGTGACAGAATATCCCAATATTACAGGCTCTGAGGAGGAGACTGTACAGCCGGGAATGGTATTTGCCATCGAAAACGGTGTGTACCCCTATGACAGGGAGCAGGGAGCCTCCTCGATCTGGATCTCATTCCGGATGGAGGACGAGGCCCTGGCCACAGAGGGGGAGGCGAAATGGCTCTCCGGCCCCGGGCATGCCCTGTATACATATGAGGACTTTGTGTAG
- a CDS encoding PTS system mannose/fructose/N-acetylgalactosamine-transporter subunit IIB — protein sequence MRNIVLTRIDDRLIHGQVVTAWIRRYPINRILIVDDELSKNRLMERIYRAAAPVGTEVLIKPVQEAAAFLREDGERGENILILVKVPQVIEALLEGEVEIKKVILGGMAAGKGRKTFIRNVSASREEIECMRHISERGIELSYQLVPDEKETDLKKLL from the coding sequence ATGAGAAACATTGTGCTTACAAGGATTGACGATCGTCTGATCCACGGGCAGGTTGTGACCGCCTGGATCAGAAGGTATCCGATCAACAGAATTTTGATTGTGGATGACGAGCTGTCAAAAAACAGGCTGATGGAGCGAATTTACAGGGCGGCGGCCCCGGTCGGGACGGAGGTGCTGATAAAGCCGGTGCAGGAGGCGGCAGCCTTTCTTCGGGAGGACGGGGAGAGAGGAGAAAACATTCTGATTCTGGTGAAGGTTCCTCAGGTGATAGAAGCACTCCTGGAAGGGGAGGTGGAAATAAAAAAGGTGATACTGGGAGGAATGGCAGCAGGAAAGGGACGGAAAACCTTTATCAGAAATGTGTCAGCCAGCAGGGAGGAGATAGAGTGTATGAGGCACATTTCAGAGAGAGGAATCGAGCTGAGCTATCAGCTTGTGCCGGATGAGAAGGAGACGGATCTGAAAAAACTGCTGTAG
- a CDS encoding PTS sugar transporter subunit IIA, whose amino-acid sequence MYKIIIFTHDVLSRGLLETSRIVMGEQPDIETYSVTLGCDLEELRACVKNSIEHSEREGQEVLVLTDLMYGTPFNMMAELQETHCFSHITGVNLPMLLEAINRRQEPLSESTNGELVKAAKNSIFDCRKFLGTI is encoded by the coding sequence ATGTATAAAATTATTATTTTTACCCATGATGTGCTGTCGAGGGGACTTCTTGAGACGTCCCGCATTGTTATGGGGGAACAGCCGGACATCGAGACGTATTCGGTGACCCTTGGCTGTGATCTGGAGGAGCTGAGAGCGTGTGTGAAAAACTCGATTGAACATTCTGAGAGGGAGGGGCAGGAGGTGCTTGTTCTTACGGATCTCATGTACGGCACACCGTTCAATATGATGGCAGAGCTTCAGGAAACCCACTGCTTTTCACATATTACAGGGGTCAATCTGCCCATGCTTCTGGAAGCCATCAACAGGCGGCAGGAGCCCCTGTCTGAGAGCACCAACGGAGAGCTGGTGAAGGCAGCTAAAAACAGCATTTTTGACTGCCGAAAGTTCTTAGGTACAATCTGA
- a CDS encoding BglG family transcription antiterminator — translation MRERHEKFIKLLIEKEQFIPLHICAGELGVSEKTLRRDMESLNRELERDGAFIERRAGVGIRLNLDGADRAAFFNNMALWEAGKAERQGIVWDRNSRRMDLALNLLLYTDEPASLSDLAYKYYVSRSSITKDLKAVEEFFSRHGLLLVKAKKGARADGPEQNIRKALTELIVMLLDASGKEAEEPAVESDMMMTILDCFSEDDLICVEKILRRIEERQNYYFDELEYGRVSVGLLVTIYRIREGFSIPPKETGEDGKHRGIYRDLAGKIADGLTEDYGMEISATEQAAMAALLETTHLSDSLADSGQEADTELFDAFGSDFIDAFSVIMEVNLREESGLYQNIMAHIALMLRRVKANTTARNPLTAQIMEEYMGTINVCQVICWILSRKFRLPDISMDEICYLTLYIQGEILEKEEKAKVLLVSNQQKGIVNLMRHKLLTRHSKWEITECSYYGFFEREQETYDFVLSTLFLDPKECRIPYAFVSPMLSAEDWKHIEAISRYAKEFPQRYLQKLAGTVNDLRDIGCEVRTVGREKTFLPDLQSVCIEGQKKIRYHYLFRPGGGNRCRFVADCPSGKIRAVEFEMDNWDFMLFASKLIYLLGSCRDDILDEFYNYLLHGSGEESL, via the coding sequence ATGAGAGAAAGACACGAAAAATTTATAAAATTACTGATAGAAAAAGAACAATTTATTCCCCTTCACATCTGCGCCGGAGAGCTGGGAGTATCGGAGAAAACCTTAAGGCGCGATATGGAGAGCCTGAACCGGGAACTGGAGAGAGATGGAGCATTTATTGAGAGGAGAGCAGGAGTCGGCATCCGTCTGAACCTGGATGGGGCTGACAGGGCTGCATTTTTTAATAATATGGCTCTCTGGGAGGCAGGGAAGGCAGAACGCCAGGGGATTGTCTGGGATCGAAATTCCAGAAGAATGGATCTGGCTTTGAATCTGCTTTTGTATACAGATGAGCCTGCCTCGCTTTCCGATCTGGCCTACAAATATTATGTGAGCAGGAGCAGCATTACCAAGGATTTAAAGGCAGTGGAAGAGTTTTTCAGCCGTCATGGCCTTCTGCTTGTTAAGGCGAAGAAGGGGGCGAGGGCAGATGGACCGGAGCAGAACATCCGGAAGGCTCTGACAGAGCTGATTGTCATGCTTCTGGACGCATCCGGGAAGGAAGCAGAGGAACCTGCGGTGGAGTCAGACATGATGATGACAATTCTGGACTGTTTTTCGGAAGATGATCTGATCTGTGTGGAGAAAATTCTGAGAAGGATAGAGGAGAGGCAGAACTACTATTTTGATGAGCTGGAGTATGGCCGCGTATCAGTGGGGCTGCTGGTCACGATATACCGTATCAGGGAGGGATTTTCTATTCCGCCAAAAGAGACGGGAGAGGATGGGAAGCACAGAGGAATCTACAGGGATCTTGCAGGGAAGATTGCCGATGGGCTCACAGAGGACTATGGTATGGAGATTTCTGCCACAGAACAGGCTGCCATGGCAGCTCTCCTGGAAACCACCCACCTGTCGGACTCTCTTGCAGATTCCGGCCAGGAGGCAGATACAGAGCTGTTCGACGCCTTTGGGAGTGACTTTATCGACGCCTTTTCTGTCATCATGGAGGTAAATCTGCGGGAGGAGTCGGGGCTTTACCAGAATATTATGGCTCACATTGCCCTGATGCTGAGGCGTGTGAAGGCGAATACAACGGCCAGAAATCCCCTGACTGCACAGATTATGGAAGAGTATATGGGAACGATCAATGTATGCCAGGTTATCTGCTGGATTCTTTCCAGAAAATTCAGGCTCCCGGATATCAGCATGGATGAGATCTGTTATCTGACTCTCTATATACAGGGAGAGATCCTGGAGAAGGAGGAGAAGGCGAAGGTGCTTCTGGTGTCGAACCAGCAAAAGGGCATTGTCAACCTGATGCGGCATAAGCTGCTGACCCGCCATTCCAAGTGGGAGATTACAGAATGCAGCTATTATGGCTTTTTTGAGAGAGAGCAGGAGACCTATGACTTTGTCCTGTCCACGCTCTTTCTGGATCCGAAGGAGTGCAGGATTCCCTATGCGTTCGTGTCTCCTATGCTGAGTGCAGAGGACTGGAAGCATATAGAAGCAATATCACGCTATGCAAAAGAATTTCCTCAGAGGTATCTGCAGAAGCTGGCAGGGACGGTGAATGATCTGAGAGACATTGGCTGTGAAGTAAGAACCGTGGGCAGAGAAAAAACATTTTTGCCGGATCTTCAGTCAGTCTGCATTGAAGGGCAGAAGAAGATACGCTATCACTACCTGTTCCGGCCTGGAGGAGGAAACAGATGCCGTTTCGTGGCAGACTGTCCGTCCGGGAAAATCAGAGCTGTGGAATTTGAGATGGATAACTGGGATTTTATGCTGTTTGCCTCAAAGCTGATTTACCTGCTGGGAAGCTGCAGGGATGATATTCTGGACGAATTTTATAACTATCTGCTGCATGGCTCGGGGGAGGAATCCCTGTGA
- a CDS encoding nitroreductase family protein: MNFHTFEELQNTRESCRVYSDAPVSRELLTHLADVARLSPSACNSQPWHFLIVDEPEAKKRLTECLEDGGLNGCPWGNRVPAFFIICEEKAKLQPGVAEHYGSQHFAQMDIGMAAMSLCCEAASLGLGTCMICTMNQERLHSAFHIPSDTTARLIITVGYPANPGAPRRKQRKELSSIVSYNSWDSDR; encoded by the coding sequence ATGAACTTTCACACATTTGAAGAACTTCAGAACACCCGCGAAAGCTGCCGCGTATACAGCGACGCTCCTGTTTCCAGGGAGCTTCTCACCCACCTGGCAGATGTGGCCCGTTTAAGCCCCAGCGCCTGCAACTCCCAGCCCTGGCATTTTCTCATCGTTGACGAGCCGGAGGCGAAAAAACGGCTGACCGAATGTCTGGAGGACGGGGGATTAAACGGCTGTCCGTGGGGAAACAGGGTTCCCGCTTTCTTTATCATCTGCGAGGAGAAGGCAAAGCTTCAGCCTGGCGTTGCCGAGCATTACGGCTCCCAGCATTTCGCCCAGATGGATATAGGGATGGCCGCCATGTCCCTCTGCTGCGAGGCCGCTTCCCTGGGACTCGGAACCTGTATGATCTGCACCATGAACCAGGAACGGCTGCACAGTGCCTTTCATATTCCTTCTGACACCACAGCCCGCCTGATCATCACCGTGGGCTATCCGGCCAACCCGGGCGCTCCCCGCAGAAAGCAGAGAAAAGAACTCTCTTCCATTGTCAGCTACAACAGCTGGGACTCTGACCGGTAA
- a CDS encoding pseudouridine synthase, with amino-acid sequence MEKGTQEIRLNKFLSESGFCSRREADRLIEAGEVLVDGAVASMGMKIREGQQIEADGTLISGKDRPVVLLVNKPRGIVCTTSDRDRAENIVDFIGYPLRVYPVGRLDKDSEGLILMTNQGELVNRILKGRYGHEKEYLVSVDREITEQFLNRMRKGVKILDTVTRPCTVEKTGEKSFRIILTQGLNRQIRRMCEALGYRVRTLKRVRIMNLRLDGLKTGEYREITRGEWKELTELLEGKGERRKADQKNAGKHSELGQREPEKGGR; translated from the coding sequence ATGGAAAAGGGAACGCAGGAGATCCGGCTGAACAAATTTCTCAGTGAGTCAGGATTCTGCTCCCGCCGGGAGGCGGATCGCCTGATTGAGGCGGGAGAGGTCCTGGTGGACGGAGCTGTGGCATCTATGGGGATGAAGATCAGGGAAGGGCAGCAGATAGAGGCGGACGGGACTCTGATTTCAGGAAAAGACAGGCCTGTAGTGCTGCTGGTCAATAAGCCCAGGGGGATTGTCTGCACCACCTCTGACCGGGACAGGGCAGAGAATATTGTGGATTTTATCGGCTATCCCCTGCGGGTGTACCCGGTGGGAAGGCTCGACAAGGATTCAGAGGGACTGATCCTGATGACCAACCAGGGGGAGCTGGTGAACCGGATTCTGAAGGGAAGATACGGACACGAGAAAGAGTATCTGGTGAGTGTGGACCGGGAGATCACAGAGCAGTTTCTGAACCGGATGAGGAAGGGAGTAAAGATTCTCGACACGGTGACAAGGCCCTGCACCGTGGAAAAAACAGGAGAAAAATCCTTCCGCATCATACTGACTCAGGGGCTGAACCGGCAGATCAGGAGGATGTGTGAGGCTTTAGGATACCGGGTGAGAACTCTGAAAAGAGTGAGGATTATGAACCTTCGTCTGGACGGCCTGAAGACAGGAGAGTACAGGGAGATTACCAGGGGAGAGTGGAAGGAGCTGACAGAGCTTCTGGAAGGAAAAGGAGAGCGGAGAAAAGCGGACCAGAAAAATGCAGGGAAACACAGTGAATTGGGACAGAGAGAGCCGGAAAAAGGCGGGAGATAG